The proteins below come from a single Sander lucioperca isolate FBNREF2018 chromosome 20, SLUC_FBN_1.2, whole genome shotgun sequence genomic window:
- the kctd14 gene encoding BTB/POZ domain-containing protein KCTD14 isoform X1 codes for MSLPDYKSPEKQSSAAHTNSPVVQLNVGGHLFSTSLSTLRKHPDSMLAELFSRQPKLRSDAEGRYFIDRDGSHFGAVLDFLRSDRLPTENIQQVHREAVYYNIKPLIKVLEETPQLFGELVGRQQFLSRVPHYKENIEVLIRIARAEAIAARHSTIIICVLRTEEDLGFYDNAINSLEADKESVVTFGPWKAVLSVKDLLDCVKMDIESQGYRLSIRPHILERSFLSRSYDFFHKLTFTWW; via the exons ATGAGTCTGCCGGACTACAAATCACCTGAAAAACAGTCTTCAGCCGCACATACA AACTCTCCTGTGGTGCAGCTGAATGTCGGGGGTCACCTGTTCAGCACCTCTCTGAGCACGCTCAGGAAACACCCCGACTCCATGCTGGCCGAGCTGTTCAGCAGACAGCCCAAACTACGCAGCGACGCAGAGGGACGCTACTTCATCGACCGCGATGGCTCACACTTTGGAGCCGTCCTGGACTTCCTGCGATCCGACAGGCTGCCCACGGAGAACATCCAGCAG gtTCACAGGGAGGCGGTGTACTACAACATCAAACCACTGATCAAGGTTTTGGAGGAAACTCCTCAGCTGTTTGGAGAGCTGGTGGGAAGGCAGCAGTTCCTCTCCAGAGTGCCGCACTACAAAGAGAACATCGAG GTTCTGATTCGTATCGCCAGAGCCGAGGCCATCGCCGCCCGCCACTCCACCATCATAATCTGCGTGCTGCGCACGGAGGAGGATCTGGGCTTCTACGACAACGCCATCAACAGCCTGGAGGCGGATAAGGAGTCGGTGGTGACGTTCGGTCCCTGGAAGGCCGTGCTGTCCGTCAAAGACCTGCTGGACTGCGTGAAAATGGACATCGAGAGTCAGGGCTACCGGTTGAGCATCCGGCCGCACATCCTGGAGAGGAGCTTCCTGTCCAGGAGCTACGACTTCTTCCACAAACTCACATTCACCTGGTGGTGA
- the kctd14 gene encoding BTB/POZ domain-containing protein KCTD14 isoform X2: MSLPDYKSPEKQSSAAHTNSPVVQLNVGGHLFSTSLSTLRKHPDSMLAELFSRQPKLRSDAEGRYFIDRDGSHFGAVLDFLRSDRLPTENIQQVHREAVYYNIKPLIKVLEETPQLFGELVGRQQFLSRVPHYKENIEVLIRIARAEAIAARHSTIIICVLRTEEDLGFYDNAINSLEADKESVVTFGPWKAVLSVKDLLDCVKMDIESQGYRLSIRPHILERSFL; this comes from the exons ATGAGTCTGCCGGACTACAAATCACCTGAAAAACAGTCTTCAGCCGCACATACA AACTCTCCTGTGGTGCAGCTGAATGTCGGGGGTCACCTGTTCAGCACCTCTCTGAGCACGCTCAGGAAACACCCCGACTCCATGCTGGCCGAGCTGTTCAGCAGACAGCCCAAACTACGCAGCGACGCAGAGGGACGCTACTTCATCGACCGCGATGGCTCACACTTTGGAGCCGTCCTGGACTTCCTGCGATCCGACAGGCTGCCCACGGAGAACATCCAGCAG gtTCACAGGGAGGCGGTGTACTACAACATCAAACCACTGATCAAGGTTTTGGAGGAAACTCCTCAGCTGTTTGGAGAGCTGGTGGGAAGGCAGCAGTTCCTCTCCAGAGTGCCGCACTACAAAGAGAACATCGAG GTTCTGATTCGTATCGCCAGAGCCGAGGCCATCGCCGCCCGCCACTCCACCATCATAATCTGCGTGCTGCGCACGGAGGAGGATCTGGGCTTCTACGACAACGCCATCAACAGCCTGGAGGCGGATAAGGAGTCGGTGGTGACGTTCGGTCCCTGGAAGGCCGTGCTGTCCGTCAAAGACCTGCTGGACTGCGTGAAAATGGACATCGAGAGTCAGGGCTACCGGTTGAGCATCCGGCCGCACATCCTGGAGAGGAGCTTCCT gtag
- the rps3 gene encoding 40S ribosomal protein S3, with protein MAVQISKKRKFVSDGIFKAELNEFLTRELAEDGYSGVEVRVTPTRTEIIILATRTQNVLGEKGRRIRELTAVVQKRFGFPEGSVELYAEKVATRGLCAIAQAESLRYKLLGGLAVRRACYGVLRFIMESGAKGCEVVVSGKLRGQRAKSMKFVDGLMIHSGDPVNYYVDTAVRHVLLRQGVLGIKVKIMLPWDPSGKIGPKKPLPDHVSIVEPKEESLPTTPISEQKGTKPEVPVMPQGTPVPTA; from the exons ATGGCGGTGCAAATCTCTAAGAAGAGAAAG tTCGTCTCAGACGGTATCTTCAAGGCCGAGCTGAACGAGTTCCTGACCCGAGAGCTCGCCGAGGATGGCTACTCCGGCGTGGAGGTGCGTGTGACTCCAACCAGGACTGAGATCATCATCCTGGCCACAAG GACCCAGAATGTTCTGGGAGAGAAGGGCCGTCGGATCAGAGAGCTGACCGCTGTGGTCCAGAAGAGGTTTGGCTTCCCCGAGGGCAGTGTCGAG CTGTACGCTGAGAAGGTTGCCACCCGTGGTCTGTGCGCCATCGCTCAGGCAGAGTCTCTGCGCTACAAGCTGCTGGGAGGCCTGGCTGTGCGTAG GGCTTGCTATGGTGTTCTGAGGTTCATCATGGAGAGCGGCGCTAAGGGCTGCGAGGTCGTGGTGTCCGGCAAGCTGAGGGGTCAGAGGGCCAAGTCCATGAAGTTTGTGGACGGCCTGATGATCCACAGCGGAGACCCCGTCAACTACTACGTCGACACAGCAGTCCGCCACGTACTGTTAAGGCAGG GTGTGCTGGGCATCAAGGTGAAGATCATGCTGCCCTGGGACCCCAGCGGTAAGATCGGCCCCAAGAAGCCCCTGCCCGACCACGTCAGCATTGTGGAGCCCAAGGAGGAGTCCCTGCCCACCACACCCATTTCTGAGCAGAAGGGGACCAAGCCAGAGGTGCCCGTCATGCCCCAGGGAACACCAGTACCCACCGCATAA